The Gemmatimonadales bacterium genome contains the following window.
CTATCCCGCGGGGCTCGGCCTCGGCTGGCTGAATCTCCTGTCGACGGTCGGCGCGCTGATCCTCGGCTTCTCGTTCCTGGTGTTCATCTACAACATCATCACGACCTGGCGAAGCGGCGAACCGGCCCCGGCTGATCCGTGGGGCGGCGCGACGCTGGAGTGGTCGATTCCGTCGCCGCCGCAGGAATGGAACTTTGCGGTCGAGCCGGAAGTGCACGAGAAGGATGCTCTCTGGGCGATGAAGCGCGCTGCCGGAGTGCGCATGCTCCCCGAACCGCCGCGGGTGAGCGGTCAGGGGATTCACCTGCCGAGCCCATCGTGGTGGCCACTCTTCACGGCAATCGGCCTGCTCGTCTTCATGGTCGGGATTCTGGTGCGCGGGCCGGTGAGCCACGCCTTTCCGTTCGGGCTGATCTCGGCGGCAGGCTTCGCGATCGCAGCGTTCTCGATCTTCAAGTGGTCGTACGAGCCGCCCGACCATCACACGTCTCACATCGCTCACTGAGGGATTGCACTCGATGACCGCCGCCGCACTCCCGCACGATTCCGCATCGGCCCACGAGGAGCACCACACCTCGCTTCCGGTCAACAACCGGAAGCTGGCCATCTGGACCTTCATCGGTTCGGAGTGCATGTTCTTCGCGTCGCTGATCACTACCTTCGTGATCTATCGCGACTCGCATGCGACCGGCCCGGGGCCGAAGGATGTCCTCGGTGTGCCGCTGGTGACCTCCGGTACCGCCGTGCTCCTCTTCTCGTCGTTCTTCGTGGTGATGGCGCTCAACGGCGCGCAGCAGGGGAATCGGAAAAAGCTGCTGACCTGGCTCTCGCTCACGGTACTGTGCGGCCTCTTCTTCGCCGGGATGCAGGTGTACGAATTCACCCATTTCGTCCGTGATGGAATGGGATACACCACCAATCTCTTTGCGACGAGCTTCTTCACCCTCACGGGTTTCCATGGCACGCACGTCGCGATCGGCACGCTGTGGCTCGCGACGCTGCTGAAGGACGCATGGAAGGGGCGGATTCCGCCGGAGAAGTCGCTCAATCTCGAGATCGCTGCGCTCTACTGGCACTTCGTCGACGTGGTGTGGATCATCATCTTCCCGGTCGTCTACCTGATGAGCCTGGGGCACAAATGAGCGATACCGTCGCAGTCGTTCACGATTCTCACGACATCCCGCACGCCACGGGATCGAAGTACGTCCAGATCGCCT
Protein-coding sequences here:
- a CDS encoding heme-copper oxidase subunit III — protein: MTAAALPHDSASAHEEHHTSLPVNNRKLAIWTFIGSECMFFASLITTFVIYRDSHATGPGPKDVLGVPLVTSGTAVLLFSSFFVVMALNGAQQGNRKKLLTWLSLTVLCGLFFAGMQVYEFTHFVRDGMGYTTNLFATSFFTLTGFHGTHVAIGTLWLATLLKDAWKGRIPPEKSLNLEIAALYWHFVDVVWIIIFPVVYLMSLGHK